The genomic interval TCCTCGCCGAAACGCAAAGGAGGCAAAGAGATTGATGACACATCATCAGAAGGCGACTGCCAGATCACAGCTGAGGAATTTGACGAGCTGCTGGGCCACTGTGTCGCGGTGACGGACGCAGCGGCGAGTTGCTTTGCGGCGGAGATGATCCGAGCGTACCCCGAGGCCAAAGTTGTGCTCAATGTGCGGCGGGACCTTGACTCGTGGCATAAGAGCGCGGTCAAAACGCTGGTTCACGTGAATGAGAGCTGGAGCTTCTGGGTGTCGAGTCTGTTGGATCGAGAGGCGTTTTGGGCGTGGCACGTGTATGAGAGGTTCTTGTGGGCCTTGTTCTTCCGCGCGCCGGATGGCGATATGGCGAGAGCGATTAGGAGGAACGGCAAGTGGGTTTATCGTGGTAagtatttttctttttcttgtcCTGACTACTGCTTTAGTGTCGGCTCAATGTTGCTTTTTTGGGGGGTCAAGCCTTTTCTATTGCTTCTTTCAAGCACAAGCCTTTTCTGCACGCGCGTCACAAGAGTCTTGCCTGGCCTTGAGTGGATGCTCGTGGTCTGATCTACGAGACCTCCGCCGACAAGACGGACCCACGTCTCGCGGCAGGAAAACCTCGTGGGATGACGGGACTAACGGCACGTAATAGAACACTGCGACATGATCCGAGGCATGGTGCCCGCTGACCGATTGCTCGAGTGGTCCGCCGATGAAGGATGGGAGCCTCTGTGCAAGTTCCTGGGTAAGGAGGTGCCCGATGTGCCGTTCCCGCACGCGAATGCCGCTGGGCCTGGGGGCGGCTGGAAGGCGAGGGAGGAGATGGCGATTAAGAGGTGGGTTGAAGGGGTATTGACGAATTTGATACTGTTAGGGATTTTCTTTGTGGGAGGGTGTGCTGTCTGGATCAAGTATGGGAGGTGAAGACAACATCTTGTGTGAAGATTGGTGTTAGAGTAAGCTGAATCGGAGAGAGTATTATGGTGCGTTCCTATAATGCGGATGATGCGGAACATGTTACGAGACGCTGTAGGCGGTTGCGGAATAGTTACTCTTGAAGTCCTCACGGGCCGGGGACATCCATCGTAGTACGAGAGAACAGGTCGTACCCAGATGCGATGCTATAATGACTTGCCTTGCTACCTTCAAGTTCTCAACCACAAATACTTGTCCCTTGTCTGAATAGGATCACTGGTCAACATCATTGCCGCGATATTGCGTTACTCAGTGTTCGGAACGCTTATTCTGCCGCGGGTTGAGTGCTCACGGCCGCCCTGCCCAAGGTACTCAGTCGTACTATCAGATAATGTTAAGTTTACTACAGCTGGCATGGGTCAATTTCTTTCGTTCATTGACGATAGTCTTTATCACTCACCTGGCATGGTTAATTTCTCTTAGCTTTGTTGTTTGAAGGGGGACGCGGTTTGTTTCTCGCTCGCGCTCACGGTTGATGATAATCTAGGAAGCGATGAAGGCAACCTCAATGGTCTGATTGACTGGAATTGTTTGTGATTTAAACGTACTGTTTGTGATTTAAACGTATCGATGATACCGTAGCCATCTCCGAAACGCAACCATGGAGTTCCTCAAACACCTGCAAACCGACTTCTTCAAGGTATTGACGCCATAAGTATCTCCGAAATGTcaaaataaagcttttattagaCCTTGCAGCCCCCGCGGCAGCTAGCCCATCTTCAACTTCATGATCAAGCTATTCGATCTGAAAACTAAATGTTGCCTGTTTTATTCAAATGTAAGAAATTACATTCCCGCAAGTCGCCCTCTAGAAGTTGGAAACTGGAGCTTCACATCCATCTTATTACTTTCAGCAACATACTGGGTACCGAATCAACACATCCAGACAAGAGAAAGAATGAGAGCAGAGCATCTTAGTGATGCTTCCACTCAAGTTGAGACAGCGTCGTCGGCCTCGGCCCCGACGTCAATATCCACTCTTCCAATGGAAATCATCGAGAGGATTGCTCAATGCGTCGACGTTCGAGTAGTAGATGATATATACGCACTATCTCGAACGTGCAAAGGCTTTTATCATTGCTGCATCCTCATCTATCACAAAAGGGTGGTTGACAGACACCCCTATCTACTCAACTGGGCCACCGTACTCGGCAGAATTGATCTCATGAAGAGATTCCTCAAGGCGGGAGCAAGCCAGAATGCAAAGATTCGCAATATGGAACTTGCCAGTCGACTACTGTCCTATCCGCCGTTTCTTGTTAGTCCGACGAACATCTTTCGGCGGTTCTTTTACCAGGAATTTGACGAGATTTTCGTGACGCGTTGTCACAAAAAACCGGCTGTCAAAATACACCGCCTCCGACGAGCAATGCCCGACGAACTTTGTCTGACGCCGCTCAGTATCGCTGTCCATCAAGCCAACTACGAAGCCTTCACCTTGCTGTGCAACCACAAACCCAATTGGAAAATACTACTCAATCCTGAACTTCTCGACGCAGAAGGAAAGACACGCGGGGTATATTGGCGTCTCTGCGACATGGCTCTTGACCACGACGACGAAGAGATGCTGCTGAGAGTCTTGCCAACAGTGCTAGCAATGGACTTGGGTTATCTCGTCCGATTCTACACGAGACTGACGCTGGCAAGCCTCATGAATCATGATTTCTTGAGGGTGGCGGCGCTCTTCCTTCGACACTTATCCTTCAACAACTACTACATGGTCATTGGCAATTATTTTTTCTTTGGCGCCGACGTCAATGTAAGATGGACGTACATGGATGGCCGAACCGCTCTGATGCATGCCTTATATCTGTCAATCAACAAGAAAAGACGGCCAGACTTCTTTGCGGATTGGGCTGCCTTACTAGTTCATCACGGGGCCAATGTTGACGACGACCGCGGCTTGGGACACACGCTTCTCATAGAGGCCTGCTACATGGGCATTTTTGACCAGGCGCGTGTCCTCCTCTCGATCGGAGCTTCGCCCACTACGGCATTCATTCGCGCCGGCTGTCCTGTATTGGTTCAACGGTCTCTCTCGCAGGGCGGCGTGTTCCACATGAGGTGCAACGGCAACGGTCTTCAGGTCCAGGACTTCACGCCCCTTGAGATCGCGTGTCTGCCGAGTATGCACGCCTTTTCATATGGGTTGTTACGTTATTCCGCGAGAGGCGACGCCCAAGCAGAGGCGAGATACCAGATCTGGCACGCGTCGCGGTTGGCATTCGTAAAGTCCATAGCACCGACTTTGACTGGGGCTTTTGGTCAACTGATCCTACGGACGGCCTTGTCTATCGCAGCTGAGGGTCGGGAGGTAGACCTTGTCCGCGCCCTGCTGGAGGCTGGTGCAGGCCTTACCGGTGGACGTTGGCTGTCCTTGGGTAGGATCGGACACTTGCCTCCACTTGTTGTTGCTCTGCGTACATCGGAGGTCTTTAGGTACGAGCGTGGTCACGCTGAGAAGACGGCCAGACTGCTACTTGAAAGCGGGGCGGATGTGAGGGATTTGGACGAGTTTCCGGACGCCCTGTGGAAATTTGATCAGATCTTTGGGATTCCTGCCTCTGATTACAAACGGCCGGAACGATAGCCAGGTTTCTTGAAGTCTGGACTCCAGGAAAGTTACCTGTAGCTCACCACATTTTGAATAGGAAGTGCGGAAGCTTGCCCAGGTAGGCAATTCCCTCATTCACACAACGGTGCTGTGAGGTGTCTGTACGGCAAAGCATgaactatatattaccttAGTACCAGATAGCTACATGGCCAGAAGTTTCAAAGAAGACTCGGCCAAATGATACTACCCAGTTGAGGTCCCGCGCATGATCCATAGACTACCTTGTAGAAACATGGTTCATGTCGTAGAGTCACTGTAGGGGCATCGACGTATATAAACAGAACGGTTGTCTATTGGAACTAGGAAATAGGCACGAAGCTCGCTCTGATATAGAGGGTGCGAGCGAAGTGGGCCTCGGTGATTATGTAACCAAGGTCACGTGACGTGCGGTAAGGCCATGGATGGTTGAAGCCATCACGACAGTTCACTACCCAACCTTGGGAATTTGACCCTGTCTAAAGACTTTGAAATGGCTGCCCCCCACCTTTCGAAACTTGAGAATCTCTCTCTCGGCCTGGAGAGGAGTCGGGAGTTCCGGTGTGATGATAAAGCGCCTTAAGTTCTGGAACGGCACCCGCCCATCCCCAGACATTTCTTCCAGCTCGTCCAAAAGATCCAGCTGATCAATCCTATAAAGCTCCTGACCAACCGGATCGTACGTCCCCTCGAACCTCTTATCGTCCAAGTCCGACAGCTTCACCTCCAACATCGTAATGTTAGAGAAATGCTCTTTGAGCAGCCCAAAAACAAGCCGCCAAGGCACCTTGTCTCCCTTGTCTGCATTCTCGGAAGAGGCGTGGCGCGCGTCAACTTTGATGTGGCAGATTCTATCACACAGTTCTCTCGGCATAGCCCACTCCTCGGCTGCGTTCCATCGGGGAGTCATCAGTACGGGCCCTGGGCTTCTGTGGTTGCCCGTCCAGCGACGCTCAGCCTGCTTGGAATCATCCCAATCCAAGCAGATGGCGTCTCGAGACGGGTTGAACGGTACAGAGAGCGGATCCGGTTTGCCGAAGAAGGTGATGGCCAGCGCTCTCGTCTCGCGGCTCACGGCGTAGAGAGGTATTCGAGTCCAGGACCTGTACGAGCGGAAGTGTACTTGCGGGCCCCCTCTCCATTCCTCGTCCATCACTGCGAAACCCTCCATGATGATCGGGCTCTGTGACGAGAGCAAGATCTTGTCTCTGAGCTCTTTTGGAAGGTCCGTGAATAGGAAGAACGTAGACGGTTCGGATATATCAACTTCCTTCTTTGACCTctcgtcttcgtcttctGGAGAGTCCACGATCATTTGGAAAGGGCGATAGCTTTTGGGCAGGCGTTTTGGGTGATAGGGGTGGCATCTCATATGCTTTCGGGCCTGCAAGATGAGGCTGGGCCATCTATCGCGGTTGGTTGCATCTATAGATATATCCAAGTCGTTCTTGATCCATGGTTCAATTAAGTCATACGCATTCTCAGGAGTTTCGTTGCTGAGAGATTGTGACCCTTGTGAAGTCGTGTTGGACCAAGGCGGTCGAAAGATTCTCGCAAAGAACGATTTCGCCATGTCTTGCTGGACAAGTAATGATGAGGTTGAGTTGCTAGCGTAGATGTGAATTAAAATTTTGGAAAACGGGCGTTACGGTGCATGGACTTGCTTTCACGTTTCTACCGGTTAAAAGGACACCATTACCATGCAAAGAAACAGGAGGCATCTGAGTACTTGCCTTCGTATGATGTGTCTCGACACGTATGGTTTCCGAGTCATTCCTAGGCAGTCGTTGAAGTCAAGGGGTAGATTACTAATCGGCCGGCTCCCACTTGAGTTTCAACGGTTATGGGCCATATGACCATACGACAGGGATTCAAAACTTAAGAATATGTAGCATGACCAAGTCATAACGCTTGCCGTCGCAAAGGGGGCGTTGTAGTCATGCCGGTTTTGCGGATATGACATAAAAAGTCCTGAAGACACTTTACGTGAGGTCGTGGCTCGAAAGAATTTGAAAACCCAGATATTTTGGCTAAGTCGATTCTAGGACTTCCCATTTCACGGCATCGGAAACTTATTGAAGCCTTACTTGTACACTTCTTGTCGGAACTGTGAGCGTAGCCGATTTTGATTATCACTCTTCTTGGTCCTCTTGGTGAAGGCTGAAGTGGATCCCAACGTTATCTTTCGGAACGCCTCAAATGATTGCAGCTTGTGGCACTTCTCCACGTGGTACTGTGTCGATAGAGACCATGCCCGTTTCTAGCCATGCAGGTGCTTTTGCAATAGTGATCGATCTGGGCAATTCGTGTCCGAAAGTGGACTGGGGCTTAATGGAAAGAAGACCCATCAATATAGGATGTCTCCCATTCTTCCACAAAACACCAACACAAAACGACCTGGCATTCGGCCTTAAGCTACAAAAACCAATAATTTATCCATTGGACCGACATACATCACATGGCAGAGCTCATCGGCGTCGCAGTGAATTCCACGCTAAGCATCTCATCCAACCCACTTCACATTTCTATCGCAATTGCCTGGTTTCAACTTAATCTCCTGGAACTCTTGCTTTCCTAAGGATTTCCTATCATCACTCCAGCCACTTTCGGCGGAAGCCTGGTATTCTTCGCTGTCGATTCATAGGCAAACAGGTGCGAAAAGAACCCGTACGaccgattttatatagctctcgtatATAGAGGCGGAATCGTGGTTCAAGATCGAAAGCTATATTAGGTATACCTACGCGTCTATGGGTGCAAGGTATATGTAATGATTTTAGAAgcctagctataataaaagaagaaaTAAAAGTTAAACTTTAGAGTATGGGTTGGATTTCTGGTCGGgtactagttaataaatatatattgtATCTAGAATTTATAGATAGGCCGGATTATTACGATAAGAGATATTATTTTTGATGAGGATGCAATGATACCGGCAGTGCAGCTCATCTTCATGATTTATCTTTGCCCGGAAAGTGAGTAAGCTTTGGCTGCTGAGATACCACGACTAATCGACCGCGCCACAGGTCCACGTTGGTACATGAAGATGAACAGGCCGGCTGATGCATTTGCGTCGCTGCAGAGGTTGCGGTTCACCAAGCTACAGGCTGCTCGCGATCTGCTACTCATACACATTGCTCTCGAGACAGATAAGAGCCTATTTGCTCACAGGGGAAGTGCATTGAAGCGCTTCCAGGAGTTGTTCACAATTCCCAGGATACGGAGGGCCAATCTGGCCGCGGCGACGATTATGCTGGCCCAACAAATGTGTGGCAGTAAGTAATTGCATGTTGGGGTTCTTCTGCAAATAACGGAATTAAGCATGACAACAGTTAATATCATATCGTTCTACTCGTCATCGATCTTCGTCGAATCCGGATTCTCTGAGCAGAGGGCACTGTGGGCATCATGGGGCTTTGGACTGGTGAACTTCACTTTCGCTATCCCCGCCCTGTGGCTCATCGACAGCTACGGTCGTCGAACCCTTCTGCTCACCACGTTCCCGCACATGGCATGGACCTTGCTTGCAGCGGGGTCCTGTTTCCTCATTGGAGGCGACGGAACGGCTCGACTTGCCCTCATCGCGCTCTTCATCTTCTCATTCACGGCCTTCTACAGCATTGGCCTCGGTCCCGTTTGCTTCGTCTACGCGGCAGAGGTTTGCCCTTTGTCCCACCGAGAACTTGGTATGGCCTGGAGCGTCGTTATCAACGCTGTCGGGGCTTCCATCTTGGGACTGACTTTTCTCTACATGCTGTCTGCGCTCACTCCGACGGGGGCGTTCGGCTTCTACTGTGGCTTGAACATATTAGCTCTACTTATGATCTTTGCCTTCTTGCCTGAGACCAAGCAGTTGACGTTGGAGGAGTTGGATGTAGTGTTTGCTGTCAGAAGTTGGTAGTTTATCCGGTATCAGTTCACCGTTGTGATTCCGTACTGGTACAGGTGATGGATCTTGTGGCAGCGGGAAGTTGTGTTTGAGTCAATTTCTCACGGATCCTCGTCACAGGATATGTAAATTACCACGACGCAGAAGCAAGGATAGTTGTTATCATTCACGGAAGCGATACGCTTACAACTTGGATGCAATCAGAATTCTATAAGCCGACAGGATTCATTTCATATGCATCTCGTGACTTATGGGGGGTATTAGACAATAAGCCCACTACTTCCACCACACTCCTTCCATTGATCGACTTGATCACAACACTTTTCGCTTCCTCTCTAGTACCGTGTCTTAAAGCATGGTCCCTcaaaattatatttcttaatcAATGGTTTACTGATACTGGGCACGGTATTTATCCCAGAATGAATGCATCCGAACCCCTTGGCCGGAGGTAAAGTGTGTAAAGCAGGCGCTAACTGAGGTTAGTCATATGTCCTTCACGTATCAGAAGATTCGCTCACTCATCGGAGTAATCCATGTAGTTGGTAACAGGATCAGCCCCGGGAAGATCGGGGCACGTATCGCGGCCGATAGGACACCCAAAGGCCTCTTCCGCCTCAAATGGTGTGTCGTCGACGAAGTCACCATCTCCACCGCATTCATCGCCCTGAAACGTGTGGTATACTACACCCAGAATTAGTAAACTCGTCTCTTCAGATGTGGGAGACTGCTAGATAGCTTACGTCCAAGCCAATGGCCGGTTTCGTGGGTCGCCGTGTGGCCGCCGTTATACGGACTGAGGGAGCCTCCAGGAACAGATGCAGCTCGAATGACGACACCATCCATGTAGAACTCGTCTGAGCCGACTACCACGGCGTCTGGCCAGGAAGCGAAACCAAGGAGCGGCGTATCGGGTATAAAGTAGATGTTCAAGTCCGCGTAAGTGCCCTTTCTAAGCGCTTTCTTCATGGTGATGGACACTGGTGACTCGGCAGCCCACGATGCGTTGATCGTCCAGTCGGTACCGACCTGAGTGAGCTGCACATCATGGGGCGCAAAGGCTCCATTCATGACGGCCAATTGTCTGTCCAAGGTGCTTTGAGAATGAAACCCGCCGTCGACGGTTTCGTTTGCCGCAACGACGTGCCAGTAGATGTTGATATTGATTGGAACCGGTTTCGCCAAGCCGTTCGCATTTTCCGTTAGCCGAAAAACGCGGGACACTTCTTCATGTTCCTGGAGGGGGGCCGGGGTGCCGCAGGTACGCTGGCTTGTGACGCCCAAGGCGGTCACGAGGCATGATAGAAGCGAAGCTTTCAGCCGCATCTCGTCGGTGATTGAAACTGAACCTTACAAACGAATGGAAGAGAGCTTCGTTTTACGAGGCAGCGATGAAAGTCAAAAGAAAGCAAAGCTTGAAGATTCTCTGAACTTGAACAGACAAGTCACCAAGTACATATATAAACATGAGCCGTTCGCAGAATCGACATGTAAGCAGTGAAACTTCGTATAAACGTATGATGTTGTCATCGAGATAGTCTAATGCGACGGTCTCAGTAGCAGATGCCAACATAAGGACACGAGGCGGAATCGAAGGCTTGAAAAGGCAGGAGGTCTTAATCCTAGGCTCGCATACGAGGCCATTTGGCTGAGATGAGCAAGAATTATCTCAACTTCTTGGCTGTGAAATGcttccttttttctttttatctttCTATTCGCGCGCAAGTGCAGGTATTTGAACTTTACTTGCTACCTTCCTTATTCTATGGCCTTGGCCTTCCGGTAGGATGGAAATATCTATCGTAGATATGTTTCCACTGTTAGGGTAGGATGGAGACCGGTCCCATTGGACTAAATGGGCAGAATACCTTACCGGGGGCgtataagggaatatattaattataaatattaatacagTCGCGCAACCCTATACTACTATTGTtgaataaaatactattacttattttataataataatattatatacgatagttatatatatagtaatagttacttaagagTAGCTAAGAGTTTTAGgaattataagtagggtattAGAGGACCGTACTAGGGGGTAATCCCGGGGCtcggggtatataaatactaatatatttaaatacatatattaatatactattattttattatagctagttagtcgtagtaagtatatttgtaaaagttaaggctacgagtattaagtaaatagtattataattataaatagcttttttaaagctatatttataagttataaagtaagtaaggttttagtaattaattatagttttattaaaaggggttttTAGTGAAAATAGTTAAGAGCgattataagatttaatactaagttaattactaaagaagctataagaaatctatttttaagcctagcttaagtttatattatatataagtccgtttataaatatatcctttattaataattatttttattcgttaggtaattacttagtaaatattagtgagcgattacttagagtaattataataattattttattatataattattactttttatttatatataatttatttatagtttttttattttataaaagttattttatatttttatatttttatatatatagtataccgtagttattataagcttatagggCAGGccttagttttagttatatatattaggttataatattaagttttgtttttaaaagtcttatttttatagatttataagtaagttattatagcctAGGTTAGGGCTCGTTAAGTGATTTTTTCaaaaatattaagatatCCGCTAGATTTttgatatattattaactaaagcttgtttttaaaattaaggagTAAGGatttaaaatcgtaatactttacttattttattatttattaaaataaaagtataaaatattaaagagtaaattaaagtattataaatatatacgtcgtagttatttttataatacgattgctagtattatatacgatcgtaaggttttttttttattagtatttttttatattaattatgtTTTTAGTagatcgtttttatttaaagtcgATAGgctagaatataaaaaggaagtaaaagagctttttttttaaaaataagtaaaagctttatattatatataggttaaaatagattagtttttattaaaattagatcgtttttaaaaagaaaaaaggatagtatttaagaggGGGAAAGCGATTTTTAATTCTtttgatattattaataaagataaattagctattatacgggaggtataatttagtaGTGCTTTTagggtaattaattaggatattataacAGCTAGGAGttctagttttaattttgattttagtattttaaaaagaattcctAAGAGTTTTAGAGGTtcgtaataagtttttatatattttgtttatatttatagtttttttatttaataaagtactcttttttattattttttattttataattaataatttatttaattttatattttagttagtttagtttaagaataatataatttcttatatataaatttcttagtataggtttaagtagtaagatataaaaaacgggatagtattatattatatttagtagttttaattcgtaattaactagtgagatgtttttaataattttaaaaggtgtaagctttttataatttaatttattacttagtcgttttattttaatattatagcgaaGGAGATAGGTACtatttcccttttttaaggatagttttttaatttttaatctatttacgtttttttatatatactattatagaaACTCGAGGTTTAATAaggtttatttatagatttttttaagtttacttatatttattatagtttttatagcttatagtccttattatacttttttatatattattaattagaatttataattaaggtagAATAgggatttttttatacttttattaattatattattatatacgaactaggctattaataaaagtattatttaattattttagttatagtttatataataacgaaggTATGTTTTAAGGAtctaattaatcttttttatctatctattagtttataaataaaataatattaatagtttatagtttatattaagttacgaaattagggatttttaaaattttaaaataaatagcttatttttattagagatgatttcttttagtaaattatagtttaaaagtataaccttagtaaatacgtatactaagtcttttatagtatttaattttttatagagAATAAAGTATGCgaacttagtaagttaattaattgtaactaagatattatcgtattatattttaataaatattttttagattttagtaatttaataataaagtcctatataattaattactatgcttttattaataattataatggttatagctcgttataaggcttatgcgggctatttttactttttttataagttacgtagtttttaattacttttataattttagtacgtatagcggatttattataatactagcgaatccgtttttatattttaataattttttaatagctatatattaatatattataaatttttataataagcttaggggttatttttttagttaagctagtattaattcttttagttattataaggagctttatagttagtataaggctattatttctttttatttaaaaataacttatgtTTTGTTAGGGATTGCGATTTTATAATcgggttttttattaagagcgtttattttattattttttaaacttttttaataaataatttggAAATTATGTTTAGATAggaatttattttatttaacttatcgtttatttagatttttatttattataaagtttacgaggtttttataatctatataaactataacttcgtacttagttctagataactatagtttttatttttaaaatgctttgataattattattagctttttattataaatttgctaatttaattttactttataagaTACTTTAGAgtagaagtaatataagtaaagctttttttatttattttattattttaagactACTTTTATAGCGAAGTTTAAGgcgttagttttaatttcGAAAAGTTTTTAAGGGTCTagaattatagtaattagtttagaaataattatatttttaactttaacaaatgcttttttatacttagggtctTGAATAAATagagtatttttttatattaagttattaagaagtttaactatactaatataggttttgaggaattattagtaaaaattaACGAATCTTAagaatttttatatatctttaacGTTTTATAGTATAGGTTAGtccctaattacttttacttttaatatttatatatagatttatcttaatataatggtatatttaaagaagtttattttttatatatagaacttatatttagagggtttagtatatagtttaacgttttagagtttttagaatattatatagatatactttttatatattttaaagttaagggagaagataagaatattattaatataaataataataaaaatattaacgtatttttagagtacgtagttaactattatttaaaaggttactagagtattaataagtccgaagggtataataagatatttaaagAGTTCTTTATGAGTTTAGAatgctattttttatttatttatttttttaatttaaatttagttaaacatatttttaagatttataatagtaaactagtta from Colletotrichum lupini chromosome 2, complete sequence carries:
- a CDS encoding sugar transporter, with amino-acid sequence MIPAVQLIFMIYLCPESPRWYMKMNRPADAFASLQRLRFTKLQAARDLLLIHIALETDKSLFAHRGSALKRFQELFTIPRIRRANLAAATIMLAQQMCGINIISFYSSSIFVESGFSEQRALWASWGFGLVNFTFAIPALWLIDSYGRRTLLLTTFPHMAWTLLAAGSCFLIGGDGTARLALIALFIFSFTAFYSIGLGPVCFVYAAEVCPLSHRELGMAWSVVINAVGASILGLTFLYMLSALTPTGAFGFYCGLNILALLMIFAFLPETKQLTLEELDVVFAREVVFESISHGSSSQDM
- a CDS encoding metalloprotease produces the protein MRLKASLLSCLVTALGVTSQRTCGTPAPLQEHEEVSRVFRLTENANGLAKPVPININIYWHVVAANETVDGGFHSQSTLDRQLAVMNGAFAPHDVQLTQVGTDWTINASWAAESPVSITMKKALRKGTYADLNIYFIPDTPLLGFASWPDAVVVGSDEFYMDGVVIRAASVPGGSLSPYNGGHTATHETGHWLGLYHTFQGDECGGDGDFVDDTPFEAEEAFGCPIGRDTCPDLPGADPVTNYMDYSDDACFTHFTSGQGVRMHSFWDKYRAQYQ